The Gammaproteobacteria bacterium genome has a window encoding:
- a CDS encoding DUF4126 domain-containing protein, which translates to MIGNWENLALTMGTSWASGLNLYATLLILGYLHHAGSIVLPPNLEIVAHPLMMLIAGIMYVVEFFADKIPGVDTLWDTLHTFVRIPAGAVLAVGAVGDDGLLMQFAAGLVGGGLAGSTHATKAGTRVLLNTSPEPFTNWTASVSEDAMVIGGLWTALHHPMIFLGLLGTFLFVLIWILPRLWQALRRIFSTLGRWFGLTKSSPSSS; encoded by the coding sequence ATGATAGGAAACTGGGAAAATCTCGCCCTCACTATGGGAACGTCCTGGGCAAGTGGACTTAATTTATATGCGACGTTATTAATCTTGGGTTACCTGCATCACGCAGGTAGCATCGTTTTACCGCCAAATTTGGAGATCGTTGCCCATCCGTTGATGATGCTCATAGCGGGAATCATGTACGTGGTTGAGTTTTTCGCCGACAAAATTCCAGGCGTGGATACGCTGTGGGATACACTGCATACCTTTGTGCGCATTCCGGCAGGGGCGGTATTGGCGGTGGGCGCAGTGGGCGATGATGGATTGCTGATGCAATTCGCCGCAGGTCTCGTAGGAGGTGGTTTGGCGGGTAGCACTCATGCCACTAAGGCCGGGACCAGGGTTCTCCTCAATACTTCACCGGAACCTTTCACCAATTGGACTGCGTCGGTGAGTGAAGATGCAATGGTCATTGGGGGACTGTGGACTGCCCTGCATCATCCCATGATATTTTTAGGATTATTAGGTACCTTTTTATTTGTGTTAATTTGGATTTTGCCACGCTTATGGCAGGCATTGCGGCGGATTTTTTCTACTTTAGGGCGCTGGTTTGGTTTAACTAAATCATCGCCGTCATCTTCGTGA